The Hymenobacter sp. 5317J-9 genome has a window encoding:
- the groES gene encoding co-chaperone GroES — protein sequence MALSMKPLADRVIVRAAAAEEKTKSGIIIPDTAKEKPQRGEVVAVGEGKTADSGSLIKPQVKVGDQVLYGKYAGTEITVDGEDLLIMRESDIFAVL from the coding sequence ATGGCACTTAGCATGAAACCGCTGGCCGACCGCGTCATTGTTCGCGCCGCCGCCGCCGAGGAAAAAACCAAATCTGGCATCATCATCCCCGATACGGCCAAGGAGAAGCCCCAGCGCGGTGAAGTGGTGGCCGTAGGCGAAGGCAAAACCGCTGACAGCGGCTCGCTCATCAAGCCCCAGGTGAAGGTGGGCGACCAGGTGCTGTACGGCAAGTACGCCGGCACCGAAATCACCGTCGACGGCGAAGACCTGCTCATCATGCGCGAGT
- the secG gene encoding preprotein translocase subunit SecG: protein MYIALIVLILLVCFLLALVVLAQNPKGGGISSQFSAGGAASMMGVKRTGDLLEKLTWGFAIGLVVLSLGSHMLTSTGAGPARSVNQQRALETKLPAPSAPAPAAPAPAGAPAGTTTAPATAPVQPAAPASAPATTN from the coding sequence ATGTACATCGCACTCATCGTTCTCATTCTCCTCGTTTGCTTCCTGCTGGCCCTGGTGGTATTGGCCCAAAACCCCAAAGGCGGCGGAATTTCAAGCCAGTTTAGCGCTGGCGGCGCCGCCAGCATGATGGGCGTGAAGCGCACCGGCGACCTGCTGGAGAAACTGACCTGGGGCTTTGCCATTGGCCTGGTGGTGCTGTCGCTCGGCTCGCACATGCTCACGTCGACCGGTGCCGGTCCCGCCCGTAGCGTGAACCAACAGCGTGCCCTCGAAACCAAGCTGCCCGCGCCTTCGGCTCCTGCCCCTGCCGCCCCGGCTCCCGCTGGTGCTCCGGCCGGTACCACCACGGCCCCCGCAACGGCTCCGGTTCAGCCTGCTGCGCCGGCTTCCGCTCCGGCCACCACCAACTAA
- a CDS encoding LptE family protein, translating to MSLSGCGIYSFNGTNIDPAVRTISISTIQNNAPMGPAFLTQRFTEDLKDYFQRNTNLKLVPRDGDLQFDGNIVAYDFAPAAIQQVGGVSQAGSNRLTIQVKIRFTNSKDDKQSFEQVFQNFDDFSADRNIATINNDPTAVRRTTDKIITDIFNKSVANW from the coding sequence TTGAGCCTTAGCGGCTGCGGCATCTACTCGTTCAATGGTACCAACATTGACCCGGCGGTGCGCACCATCTCCATCTCCACCATTCAGAACAACGCCCCGATGGGCCCGGCGTTCCTCACGCAGCGCTTCACCGAGGATTTGAAAGACTACTTCCAGCGCAACACCAACCTCAAGCTGGTGCCGCGCGACGGCGACCTGCAATTCGACGGCAACATCGTGGCCTACGATTTTGCGCCGGCGGCCATTCAGCAGGTGGGCGGCGTGAGCCAGGCCGGCTCCAACCGCCTCACCATTCAGGTCAAGATTCGCTTCACCAACTCCAAAGACGACAAGCAGAGCTTTGAGCAGGTGTTTCAGAACTTCGACGACTTCTCGGCCGACCGCAACATCGCCACCATCAACAACGACCCCACCGCCGTGCGCCGCACGACGGACAAAATCATCACCGATATTTTCAATAAATCGGTGGCCAACTGGTAG
- a CDS encoding sigma-54 dependent transcriptional regulator encodes MTTQEIQSIKLRFGIIGNAPALNYAIQVAAQVAPTDMTVLITGESGSGKESFSKIIHALSPRKHGQFIAINCGAIPEGTIDSELFGHEKGSFTGANEARKGYFEVTNGGTIFLDEIGEMPLGTQARLLRVLENGEFIRVGSSKVQKTDVRVVAATNVNLLDRVQAGTFREDLYYRLNTVPITVPPLRERGEDIYLLFRKFASDSAERYRTRPITLLPDAVQALTRFRFPGNIRQLKNIAEQISVLETERELDARRLAPYLPQDQTSRLPMLLGPGASEGAAAGYSERDLLYKILFDMRRDMTDLKKMVLELATGQRPHEAQELLRQNSHLFSNTSGASAFEGGAGAEYLLPPAPNAYNAEPSTGYDDEAPVEDIPHETEEETLSLDVKEREMILKALKKHNNKRKYAAHDLGISERTLYRKLKQYDLEQV; translated from the coding sequence TTGACCACCCAAGAAATCCAATCCATCAAGCTCCGGTTCGGCATCATCGGCAACGCGCCGGCGCTGAACTACGCCATTCAGGTGGCCGCCCAAGTGGCGCCCACCGACATGACGGTGCTCATCACCGGCGAAAGCGGGTCGGGCAAGGAGTCTTTTTCCAAAATTATTCACGCCTTGTCGCCGCGCAAGCACGGGCAGTTCATTGCCATCAACTGCGGCGCCATTCCGGAAGGCACCATCGACTCGGAGCTGTTTGGCCACGAGAAAGGCTCCTTCACCGGCGCCAATGAGGCGCGCAAAGGCTACTTCGAGGTCACCAACGGCGGCACCATTTTCCTAGACGAAATCGGTGAGATGCCGCTCGGCACCCAGGCCCGCCTGCTGCGCGTGCTCGAGAACGGCGAGTTCATCCGCGTCGGTTCTAGCAAGGTGCAGAAGACCGATGTGCGCGTGGTGGCCGCCACCAACGTGAATTTGCTGGACCGCGTGCAGGCCGGCACCTTCCGCGAAGACTTGTACTACCGCCTCAATACGGTGCCCATCACGGTTCCACCGCTGCGTGAGCGGGGCGAGGATATCTACCTGCTTTTCCGCAAGTTTGCTTCCGATTCGGCCGAGCGTTACCGCACGCGGCCCATCACCCTCCTGCCCGATGCCGTGCAGGCGCTGACGCGCTTCCGCTTCCCCGGCAACATCCGCCAGCTCAAAAATATCGCCGAGCAGATTTCGGTGCTGGAAACCGAGCGCGAGCTCGATGCCCGCCGCCTGGCTCCCTACCTGCCGCAGGACCAAACCAGCCGCCTGCCCATGCTGCTGGGCCCCGGCGCATCCGAAGGCGCGGCGGCCGGCTACTCGGAGCGCGACCTGCTCTACAAAATCCTGTTCGACATGCGCCGCGACATGACGGACCTCAAAAAGATGGTGCTGGAGCTGGCCACCGGCCAGCGCCCCCACGAGGCCCAGGAACTGCTGCGCCAGAACAGTCACCTCTTTAGCAATACCAGTGGCGCCAGCGCGTTTGAGGGCGGTGCCGGGGCCGAATACCTCCTGCCGCCTGCGCCCAACGCCTACAACGCCGAGCCCAGCACCGGCTACGACGACGAGGCCCCCGTGGAGGACATCCCGCACGAAACCGAGGAGGAAACCCTTTCCCTCGACGTGAAGGAACGCGAGATGATTCTCAAGGCGTTGAAAAAGCACAACAACAAGCGCAAGTATGCCGCCCACGACCTGGGCATCTCGGAACGCACGCTCTACCGCAAACTGAAGCAATATGACCTGGAGCAAGTATAA
- the miaB gene encoding tRNA (N6-isopentenyl adenosine(37)-C2)-methylthiotransferase MiaB has translation MPQPLLTLDFLDTAAPAAEATPSGEVRITAATRTGRQRKLYIESYGCQMNFSDSEIVSSILFDEGFDTTDDLANADLVLLNTCSIREKAEQTVRMRLKQINSHKKRKPGMLVGVLGCMAERLKSKFLEEEKIVDLVVGPDAYRDLPGLISQVDGGQKGVNVLLSREETYADITPVRLNSNGITAFISIMRGCDNMCSFCVVPFTRGRERSRDAHSIVQEAQALVAAGYKEVTLLGQNVDSYKWASADGTEFVNFAQLLERVALISPELRVRFSTSHPKDITDEVLHTMAKHDNICKYIHLPAQSGNTRVLALMNRTYDRPWYEERVQAIRRILGEDCAISTDMISGFCSETEEEHQDTLSLIDFAQYDMGYNFFYSERPGTLAARKLEDDIPLDVKKRRLQEVIDRQQIHARARYARMVGRVHQVLVEGPSKRSAEHLSGRNSQNQVVIFPKQNFKKGDYVNVLATSTTGAALLGEAV, from the coding sequence ATGCCCCAGCCCCTCTTAACTCTTGATTTTTTAGATACTGCGGCCCCTGCCGCCGAGGCTACGCCCAGCGGCGAGGTGCGCATCACGGCCGCCACGCGCACGGGCCGGCAGCGCAAGCTTTACATCGAAAGCTACGGCTGCCAGATGAACTTTTCGGACTCCGAAATCGTGTCGAGCATCCTCTTCGACGAAGGCTTTGACACCACCGACGACCTCGCCAACGCCGACCTGGTGCTGCTCAACACCTGCTCCATCCGCGAGAAGGCCGAGCAGACCGTGCGCATGCGCCTCAAGCAGATTAACTCGCACAAGAAGCGCAAGCCCGGCATGCTCGTGGGTGTGCTTGGCTGCATGGCCGAGCGCCTGAAAAGCAAGTTTCTGGAAGAAGAGAAAATCGTGGACCTCGTGGTGGGTCCCGACGCCTACCGCGACCTGCCCGGCCTCATCAGCCAGGTAGACGGCGGCCAGAAAGGCGTGAACGTGCTGCTGAGCCGCGAGGAAACCTACGCCGACATCACGCCCGTGCGCTTGAACTCGAACGGCATCACGGCCTTCATCAGCATCATGCGCGGCTGCGACAACATGTGCTCGTTCTGCGTGGTGCCCTTCACCCGCGGCCGCGAGCGCAGCCGCGACGCCCACAGCATTGTGCAGGAAGCCCAGGCCCTGGTGGCCGCCGGCTACAAGGAAGTGACGCTGCTGGGCCAGAACGTGGATTCCTACAAGTGGGCCAGCGCCGACGGCACTGAGTTCGTCAATTTCGCCCAGTTGCTGGAGCGCGTGGCCCTTATTAGCCCCGAGCTGCGCGTGCGCTTCTCCACCTCGCACCCCAAGGACATCACCGACGAGGTGCTGCACACCATGGCGAAGCACGACAACATCTGCAAGTACATCCACTTGCCCGCCCAAAGCGGCAACACCCGCGTGCTCGCCCTGATGAACCGCACCTACGACCGGCCCTGGTACGAGGAGCGGGTGCAGGCCATCCGCCGCATTCTGGGCGAGGACTGCGCCATCTCGACCGATATGATTTCGGGCTTCTGCTCCGAAACCGAGGAAGAGCACCAAGACACGCTTAGCCTCATCGACTTCGCGCAGTACGACATGGGCTACAACTTCTTCTACTCGGAGCGCCCCGGCACGCTGGCCGCCCGCAAGCTCGAAGACGACATTCCGTTGGACGTGAAGAAGCGCCGCCTGCAGGAAGTCATCGACCGCCAGCAAATCCACGCCCGTGCCCGCTACGCCCGCATGGTGGGCCGGGTGCACCAGGTGCTGGTGGAAGGTCCGTCCAAACGCTCAGCCGAGCACCTAAGCGGCCGCAACAGCCAGAATCAGGTTGTCATTTTCCCAAAGCAAAACTTCAAGAAAGGCGACTACGTGAACGTACTGGCGACTAGCACGACTGGCGCCGCACTCCTGGGCGAGGCGGTGTAG
- the pabB gene encoding aminodeoxychorismate synthase component I: MSVSAVPLLRLSIADLPTDFRQRALHWAAQFPHCAYFEPNDASYPEGPFERILAVASPAARSSDSLAALEADDSSAFRCGFVTYDVKNDIEALTSGNADGMGWPQLHFFTPETWLCWQADAVEVHGNAEGVLDQILAQSLPSTSAPQVPVMRARLPKANYLQAVTAIRTDILNGEVYELNLCQEFYAENVRLNPVDAFWRLMEVSPAPFAGFVRWHDRFLLCASPERFVARRGARLLSQPIKGTIRRGATPAEDEQQRNALLNDEKERAENLMIVDLVRNDLARVAQTGTVHVPELFGLYPFRHLWQMISTVEATARPGTTLVDVLRAAFPMGSMTGAPKIRAMQLIEHYENVRRGLYSGSMGYVWPNGDFDFNVVIRSLQYRQDSGYLSFEVGSAITYDSDPEREYDECLLKAKALLEVLGAAIGE; this comes from the coding sequence GTGTCTGTTTCTGCGGTTCCCCTTCTGCGTCTCTCCATCGCCGACCTGCCAACCGATTTTCGGCAGCGGGCGTTGCATTGGGCCGCGCAGTTTCCGCACTGCGCCTATTTTGAACCCAACGACGCCTCTTATCCAGAAGGGCCGTTTGAGCGCATTCTGGCCGTAGCCAGCCCCGCGGCACGCTCATCAGATTCCCTGGCGGCGCTGGAAGCCGATGATTCGTCGGCCTTTCGGTGCGGATTTGTTACCTACGACGTCAAAAACGACATTGAGGCCCTGACTAGCGGCAACGCCGACGGCATGGGCTGGCCGCAACTGCATTTCTTCACACCCGAAACCTGGCTGTGCTGGCAAGCCGATGCGGTGGAAGTGCACGGCAACGCCGAGGGGGTGCTTGACCAGATTCTGGCCCAGTCTTTACCGTCCACTTCGGCGCCGCAGGTGCCCGTGATGCGGGCCCGCCTGCCCAAAGCCAACTACCTGCAGGCCGTGACGGCCATCCGGACGGACATTCTCAACGGCGAGGTATACGAGTTGAACCTGTGCCAGGAATTCTACGCCGAGAACGTGCGCCTGAATCCCGTGGATGCGTTTTGGCGGCTGATGGAAGTTTCGCCCGCGCCGTTTGCGGGTTTTGTGCGCTGGCACGACCGGTTTTTGCTTTGTGCTTCGCCCGAGCGGTTTGTGGCCCGGCGAGGCGCACGCCTGCTGTCGCAGCCCATCAAAGGCACCATCCGCCGCGGCGCCACTCCGGCCGAAGACGAGCAGCAGCGCAACGCTTTATTGAACGACGAAAAGGAGCGCGCCGAAAACCTGATGATAGTGGATTTGGTGCGCAACGACCTCGCCCGCGTGGCTCAGACCGGCACCGTGCACGTGCCCGAGCTCTTCGGCCTCTACCCCTTCCGCCACCTCTGGCAAATGATTTCGACCGTAGAAGCCACCGCGCGGCCCGGCACCACGCTGGTTGACGTGTTGCGCGCCGCCTTCCCGATGGGTTCGATGACGGGCGCCCCGAAAATCCGGGCCATGCAACTCATTGAGCACTATGAAAATGTGCGCCGTGGACTCTACAGCGGCAGCATGGGCTACGTGTGGCCCAACGGCGACTTCGATTTCAACGTCGTCATCCGCTCGCTGCAATACCGGCAGGACAGCGGCTACCTCAGCTTCGAGGTCGGCTCGGCCATCACCTACGACTCGGACCCGGAACGGGAATACGATGAGTGCCTGTTGAAGGCAAAAGCCCTGCTGGAAGTGCTGGGCGCAGCTATTGGAGAGTAA
- a CDS encoding DUF3808 domain-containing protein, whose protein sequence is MASLAGFFLRIAPPGCRALVRPLGWAAGWLLLSGFVAPRQPGQLPEQPSAAVTATGELTPASRRAYTEVLKLRLGPAREMLRPELASAPRSPSPLLVANCIDFAELILSQDPSRFDASEKAQEARLEVLDKQPASALRDYARAEITLHLGLSQLLFKHVVMGGYHLRSGYRQMQDVAKRYPTFLPARKTLGISQFAVGSLPEGYHWLLSLLGLTADSNEGLRNLALAATQPNDFQTESQIYLSLIREGYFKKPDEALRLAERLHAQQPDNLLFSYLLISINKRQHHGEAALAAYRARPTGPGYQPIPYLRHMAADLLLYQGDYNASERENLAFLREYRGVHYRKDAAFKLYLAAWLGGAPPAAVARYRAQINEPGPTDVEEDNYAQHYYHEAQALNPILTKARLQTDGGYNQQALATLRTFRATPNTIWRDRIEEPYRRARAFQGLGRLDSAWYYFERTQTVAGPKAPYYFAPQAALQQGYMAKDAGKKAQARFYFEKALRYPWHEYKNSTDAKATLALRELQ, encoded by the coding sequence ATGGCATCGTTGGCCGGCTTTTTCCTACGCATTGCGCCACCCGGGTGCCGGGCACTTGTGCGGCCGCTGGGCTGGGCGGCCGGGTGGCTGCTGCTGTCTGGTTTCGTAGCGCCACGCCAGCCCGGCCAGCTGCCCGAGCAGCCCAGCGCCGCCGTGACAGCTACCGGAGAACTCACGCCGGCCAGCCGCCGGGCCTATACCGAAGTGCTGAAACTGCGCCTGGGGCCCGCGCGCGAAATGCTGCGCCCCGAGCTGGCGAGTGCGCCCAGGTCGCCCTCGCCCCTGCTGGTGGCCAACTGCATCGACTTTGCCGAGCTTATTCTAAGCCAAGACCCCAGCCGCTTCGATGCATCGGAAAAGGCGCAGGAAGCCCGTTTGGAGGTGCTCGATAAACAGCCAGCCAGCGCCCTGCGCGACTACGCCCGCGCCGAAATCACGCTGCATCTGGGGCTGAGCCAGCTGCTGTTCAAGCACGTGGTGATGGGCGGCTACCACCTGCGCAGCGGCTACCGCCAGATGCAGGACGTGGCGAAGCGCTACCCGACCTTTCTGCCGGCGCGCAAGACGCTGGGCATTTCGCAGTTTGCCGTGGGCTCGCTGCCCGAGGGCTACCATTGGCTGCTGAGCTTGCTGGGCCTGACGGCCGACTCGAACGAAGGCCTTCGTAACCTGGCCCTGGCCGCCACCCAGCCCAACGATTTCCAAACGGAAAGTCAGATATACCTGAGCCTTATCCGGGAAGGCTACTTTAAAAAGCCCGACGAAGCCTTGCGGCTGGCCGAGCGCCTGCACGCCCAGCAGCCCGACAACCTGCTGTTTTCTTACCTACTCATCAGCATCAACAAGCGCCAGCACCACGGCGAAGCAGCCCTGGCGGCCTACCGGGCCCGGCCCACCGGCCCTGGCTACCAACCCATACCCTACCTGCGCCACATGGCCGCCGACCTGCTGCTGTACCAAGGCGACTATAACGCCTCAGAACGCGAAAACCTGGCGTTTTTGCGGGAATACCGGGGCGTGCACTACCGCAAGGATGCCGCGTTTAAGCTCTATCTGGCGGCGTGGCTGGGCGGGGCGCCGCCGGCTGCGGTGGCCCGCTACCGCGCCCAAATCAACGAGCCCGGACCCACCGACGTGGAGGAAGACAACTACGCCCAGCACTACTATCACGAAGCGCAGGCGCTGAACCCCATCCTGACCAAGGCCCGCCTGCAAACCGACGGCGGATACAACCAGCAGGCCTTGGCCACGCTGCGCACCTTTCGCGCGACGCCGAACACCATCTGGCGCGACCGCATCGAGGAGCCCTACCGCCGAGCCCGCGCCTTTCAGGGCTTGGGGCGGCTCGATTCGGCCTGGTACTACTTCGAGCGCACCCAAACGGTGGCTGGCCCAAAGGCGCCGTATTATTTTGCGCCCCAGGCCGCGCTGCAGCAGGGTTACATGGCTAAGGATGCGGGTAAAAAGGCCCAGGCGCGCTTTTATTTCGAGAAAGCCCTACGCTACCCCTGGCACGAGTACAAAAACAGCACCGACGCCAAAGCCACACTGGCCCTGCGCGAACTGCAATAA
- a CDS encoding C4-type zinc ribbon domain-containing protein codes for MTAKSAAVAPADVPVAAKLEALLTLQHLDSQLDEIRRVRGDLPEEVRDLEDEIAGYEVRVKKFDEEIQGLNDFIKSRKQASKDAESLIKKYDEQQQNVRNNREFEAIAKEIELQRLEIQIADKKIKEAQYQIDVKNAEISGTKSKLDERRKDLDNKKSELDTIVGENEEEERTIMAQREEATKPVEDRLLTAYTRIRGNVRNGLAVVLVRRDACGGCFNTVPPQRQADIISHKKIIVCEHCGRILADVEARAV; via the coding sequence ATGACTGCTAAAAGTGCCGCCGTGGCTCCCGCCGACGTTCCCGTAGCCGCCAAGCTCGAAGCCCTGCTCACCCTGCAGCACCTCGACTCGCAGCTCGACGAAATCCGGCGCGTGCGGGGCGATTTGCCCGAAGAAGTGCGGGATTTGGAAGACGAAATTGCGGGCTACGAAGTGCGCGTGAAGAAATTCGACGAAGAAATTCAGGGTCTGAACGACTTCATCAAGAGCCGCAAACAAGCCAGCAAAGACGCCGAAAGCCTCATTAAGAAGTACGACGAGCAGCAGCAGAACGTGCGCAACAACCGCGAGTTCGAAGCCATTGCCAAGGAAATTGAGCTGCAGCGCCTGGAAATCCAGATTGCCGACAAGAAAATCAAAGAGGCGCAGTACCAGATTGACGTGAAAAATGCCGAAATCAGCGGCACCAAGTCGAAGCTGGACGAGCGCCGCAAGGACCTCGACAACAAGAAATCGGAGCTCGACACCATCGTGGGCGAGAACGAAGAGGAAGAGCGCACCATCATGGCCCAGCGCGAAGAGGCCACCAAGCCGGTAGAAGACCGCCTGCTGACGGCCTACACCCGCATCCGCGGCAACGTGCGCAACGGCCTGGCCGTGGTGCTGGTGCGCCGCGACGCCTGCGGTGGCTGCTTCAACACGGTGCCGCCCCAGCGCCAGGCCGACATCATCTCGCACAAGAAAATCATTGTGTGCGAGCACTGCGGCCGCATCTTGGCCGACGTGGAAGCCCGCGCTGTCTAA
- a CDS encoding Nif3-like dinuclear metal center hexameric protein, translating to MPTVQDLARLLEAAAPLAYQESYDNAGLQCGNPQAAITGVLITLDCTPAVVAEAVRRGCNVVVAHHPVIFRPLKRLTGANEVEQTIIAALKNDVAIYAAHTNLDNVRGGVNDKLAEKLGLLKTRVLAPQSGILARLITYVPNRPEDQQADVAGRVLAALYAAGAGQVGNYAACSFQTEGTGTFTPGEGTRPAIGAENQPETVAERRLEVLLPLHRQAAVLRALRAAHPYEEVAYELIKLENVHQDVGAGLVGELAEPLAPAAFRQLLKRQLLVPVVRHTAFEQPIKTVAICGGAGAFLIGAARAAGADAYVTGDVKYHEFFGAEGRLMLCDVGHFESEQFTGEVFRDLLTAGFGRTFAVLIAETPTNPVQYDC from the coding sequence ATGCCCACCGTTCAAGACCTCGCCCGCCTGCTCGAAGCCGCCGCGCCCCTCGCCTACCAGGAAAGCTACGACAACGCCGGCCTGCAATGCGGCAACCCGCAGGCCGCAATCACCGGCGTGCTCATCACCCTCGACTGCACGCCCGCCGTGGTGGCCGAGGCCGTGCGGCGGGGCTGCAACGTGGTGGTGGCCCACCATCCGGTCATTTTCCGGCCCCTCAAGCGCCTCACCGGGGCCAATGAGGTGGAGCAAACCATCATTGCCGCGCTCAAAAACGACGTGGCCATCTACGCCGCCCACACCAACCTCGACAACGTGCGCGGCGGCGTCAACGACAAGCTGGCCGAAAAGCTGGGCCTACTAAAAACCCGCGTTTTGGCCCCGCAGAGCGGCATCCTGGCCCGTCTCATCACCTACGTACCCAACCGGCCCGAAGACCAGCAGGCCGACGTGGCCGGCCGCGTGCTGGCCGCGCTGTACGCCGCCGGCGCGGGCCAGGTCGGCAATTATGCAGCCTGCAGCTTCCAGACGGAGGGCACCGGCACGTTCACGCCCGGTGAAGGCACCCGGCCGGCCATCGGAGCTGAAAACCAGCCCGAAACCGTGGCAGAACGCCGGCTGGAAGTGCTGCTGCCGCTGCACCGGCAGGCGGCGGTGCTGCGCGCTTTGCGGGCCGCGCACCCCTACGAGGAGGTGGCCTACGAGCTCATTAAGCTGGAAAACGTGCACCAGGACGTGGGTGCCGGCCTGGTGGGCGAGCTGGCCGAACCGCTGGCCCCGGCCGCATTCCGGCAGCTGCTGAAGCGGCAGCTGCTGGTGCCGGTGGTGCGCCACACGGCGTTTGAGCAGCCCATCAAAACTGTGGCCATTTGCGGCGGGGCGGGCGCGTTTCTCATCGGCGCGGCGCGGGCGGCGGGGGCCGATGCCTACGTGACCGGCGACGTGAAATACCACGAGTTTTTCGGGGCAGAGGGCCGGCTCATGCTCTGCGACGTGGGCCATTTCGAGAGCGAACAGTTCACCGGCGAGGTGTTTCGGGATTTGCTAACGGCCGGATTTGGACGTACTTTTGCGGTCTTAATCGCTGAAACCCCTACGAACCCCGTTCAATATGACTGCTAA
- a CDS encoding uracil-DNA glycosylase family protein, with translation MTTLADRLLHFLTTFPLPQALPAGVEAQSPFREAPVQELLSRFAQKFYADNQPRVALLGINPGRLGMGRTGVAFTDPAALAGHCGIANDLPRGRPETSTQFVYKVISAMGGPAEFYQHFYVSSLYPLVLLKNGLNYNYYDSPALVKALWPDIRLSLRQQVEDLGLRRDVAVSLGKRNGDFFKRLNAELALFKEVIVLDHPRYLMQYRSRDEAANVAKYVVTLGNLINEE, from the coding sequence ATGACCACGCTGGCCGACCGTTTGCTGCACTTTCTTACCACGTTTCCGCTGCCCCAGGCCCTGCCCGCGGGCGTCGAAGCCCAGAGTCCGTTTCGGGAAGCGCCGGTGCAAGAGCTGCTCAGCCGGTTTGCCCAGAAATTTTACGCCGACAACCAGCCCCGCGTAGCCCTGCTTGGCATCAATCCCGGCCGGCTGGGCATGGGCCGCACCGGCGTGGCCTTCACCGACCCAGCGGCCCTCGCCGGGCACTGCGGCATTGCCAACGACCTGCCGCGCGGCCGTCCCGAAACCTCCACCCAATTTGTCTATAAAGTCATTTCGGCCATGGGCGGGCCGGCAGAGTTCTACCAGCATTTCTACGTGAGCTCGCTCTACCCGCTTGTGCTGCTGAAAAACGGGCTCAACTATAATTACTACGACTCTCCTGCCCTCGTGAAAGCCCTGTGGCCGGACATCCGGCTTTCCCTGCGCCAGCAAGTAGAGGACCTGGGCCTGCGCCGCGACGTGGCCGTGAGCCTGGGCAAGCGCAACGGCGACTTTTTTAAGCGCCTGAACGCGGAGCTGGCCCTGTTCAAAGAAGTCATCGTGCTCGACCACCCGCGCTACCTCATGCAGTACCGCAGCCGCGACGAAGCCGCCAACGTGGCGAAGTACGTGGTCACGCTGGGCAATTTGATTAACGAAGAATAA
- the lpxK gene encoding tetraacyldisaccharide 4'-kinase, with the protein MARLLVLLLPFSWLYAGVMAVRNWLYDVGWKKSSAFAVPLLGVGNLRVGGTGKTPHVIWLVEELLRQGHRPAILSRGYGRQTTGPRLAGAADSALTVGDEPWQYYGQFAAQAVPVAVAEKRRLGVELLLEAHPETTVIVLDDAYQHRAVRPALNVLLTEHARPFYEDYVLPAGRLRESRSGARRADVVIVTKCPADLNEAAQEEIARRIGRYGRPDVPVLFSIYAYGPPQPLAEAGAAGKGAPSAPAAGPALLLTGIAQPQPLREWLEGQGYTIAHHANLPDHHAFQPADLDALQAHWQPGWPIFTTEKDATRLQRPELWAGRPPLAAHTYTIPVQVAFLGTGADELRTLLPSRSA; encoded by the coding sequence ATGGCCCGTTTGCTGGTGTTGTTGCTGCCGTTTTCCTGGCTTTATGCCGGCGTCATGGCCGTGCGCAACTGGCTGTACGACGTCGGCTGGAAGAAATCATCGGCTTTTGCGGTGCCGCTGCTGGGCGTGGGCAACCTGCGGGTGGGCGGCACGGGCAAAACGCCCCACGTCATCTGGCTGGTAGAGGAGCTGCTGCGCCAGGGCCACCGCCCGGCCATTCTCAGCCGGGGCTACGGCCGCCAAACCACCGGCCCGCGCCTGGCCGGGGCCGCCGATTCTGCCCTTACCGTTGGCGACGAGCCCTGGCAGTACTACGGGCAGTTTGCGGCGCAGGCAGTGCCCGTGGCGGTAGCCGAAAAGCGCCGCCTGGGAGTGGAGCTGTTGCTGGAAGCGCACCCCGAAACCACGGTCATCGTGCTCGACGATGCCTACCAGCACCGCGCCGTGCGCCCGGCCCTAAACGTGCTGCTCACCGAGCACGCCCGGCCCTTTTATGAGGACTACGTGCTGCCGGCGGGCCGCCTGCGCGAAAGCCGCAGCGGAGCCCGGCGCGCCGATGTGGTCATCGTCACGAAGTGCCCGGCAGACCTGAATGAGGCGGCTCAGGAGGAAATCGCACGGCGCATTGGTCGGTATGGCCGCCCGGACGTGCCCGTGCTGTTTTCAATTTACGCATATGGCCCGCCCCAACCCTTGGCTGAGGCGGGCGCTGCCGGGAAGGGCGCACCGTCTGCCCCCGCCGCCGGGCCGGCGCTGCTGCTCACGGGCATCGCGCAGCCGCAGCCGTTGCGGGAGTGGCTTGAAGGACAAGGCTATACCATTGCGCATCATGCCAATCTGCCGGACCATCACGCTTTCCAGCCAGCCGACCTCGATGCATTGCAAGCGCATTGGCAGCCGGGCTGGCCTATTTTTACCACCGAAAAGGACGCGACGCGCCTGCAGCGCCCCGAATTGTGGGCCGGCCGGCCGCCGCTGGCTGCTCACACCTATACCATTCCGGTGCAGGTGGCGTTTTTGGGCACTGGCGCCGATGAGTTGCGGACGTTGTTGCCCAGCCGAAGTGCTTAG